Proteins encoded together in one Synechococcus sp. BL107 window:
- a CDS encoding RNA-binding protein, whose protein sequence is MTIFIGNLSWDAEREDLIHLFSQYGEVSKCSMPLDRETGRKRGFAFVDLGNADEEKKAIDDLQDVEWMGRAISVRVAEPRR, encoded by the coding sequence TTGACGATTTTCATTGGTAATCTCTCCTGGGACGCAGAGAGAGAAGACCTCATCCACTTGTTCAGCCAGTACGGAGAAGTCAGCAAGTGTTCGATGCCCCTCGACCGGGAGACAGGTCGTAAGCGCGGTTTCGCCTTCGTTGACCTCGGCAACGCTGACGAAGAAAAAAAAGCCATCGATGATCTTCAGGATGTCGAGTGGATGGGACGTGCCATCTCCGTTCGTGTTGCTGAACCTCGCCGTTAA
- a CDS encoding glycosyltransferase family 2 protein: protein MTNLIVSLLCLALTLSSFLGLLILLLGLRRVFREAPQLNPLVAIDDEAVVDGNGDRDEISLTVVIPAFNESLNIQRSLGSVFQSLPPCSNWRVVVVDDMSTDSTADLAQQCALAMHEQDRFTLIQAGPRPPTERWVGKNWACARAMEQVKSTWVLFIDADVELRPTALRRALFQAMEEQADLFSLAPRLVCQCQAEWMVQPIMASLLGLGFPIVEANNPSSDVAFAAGPFMLFRRDAYEAIGGHRALAGEVVEDLALARTIKTSGFRLRYVLGLDALDLQMYSDLPALWEGWTKNWFLGLDRNIPKALAAGGVVVLMFASPWILFPICAALALLLPLDLMKIFVASSLLAGMALGLQILLRFWIKDRFGVPMKFWWLMGVGGLLVGAIAPVSVWRSITGRGWTWKGRSLSLN, encoded by the coding sequence ATGACAAATTTGATCGTATCGCTGCTTTGCTTGGCCCTGACGTTGTCCTCATTTCTTGGACTGTTGATTCTTTTGTTGGGTTTAAGACGTGTGTTTCGTGAAGCCCCGCAACTCAATCCTCTCGTTGCAATCGACGATGAAGCAGTGGTTGATGGCAATGGCGACCGTGATGAAATCAGCCTCACGGTTGTGATTCCAGCGTTCAATGAATCGTTGAATATCCAACGTAGTTTGGGAAGTGTCTTTCAATCCCTGCCACCCTGTTCAAATTGGCGTGTGGTGGTTGTCGACGATATGTCGACAGATTCCACAGCAGATTTGGCTCAGCAATGCGCTCTTGCCATGCATGAGCAAGACCGGTTCACGTTGATTCAGGCCGGCCCACGCCCCCCTACCGAACGTTGGGTTGGCAAAAATTGGGCCTGTGCAAGGGCCATGGAGCAGGTGAAGAGTACGTGGGTTCTCTTCATCGACGCCGATGTGGAGTTGCGGCCAACAGCCCTGCGTCGTGCGCTGTTTCAGGCCATGGAGGAGCAGGCCGATTTATTCAGTCTTGCTCCACGCCTCGTCTGTCAGTGTCAGGCGGAATGGATGGTTCAACCGATCATGGCAAGTTTGCTGGGCCTCGGGTTCCCAATCGTCGAAGCGAACAACCCCTCGTCAGATGTGGCATTTGCTGCTGGCCCGTTCATGTTGTTTCGTCGGGATGCCTACGAAGCGATTGGCGGTCATCGTGCTCTAGCAGGTGAAGTTGTGGAAGATCTTGCATTGGCTCGAACGATCAAAACGTCAGGTTTTCGTCTTCGCTACGTGCTCGGCCTCGATGCCCTAGATCTGCAGATGTATTCGGATCTTCCTGCTCTTTGGGAGGGATGGACAAAAAATTGGTTCCTTGGCCTAGATCGCAATATTCCGAAGGCTTTAGCTGCTGGAGGAGTGGTGGTTTTGATGTTTGCCTCTCCATGGATTCTTTTCCCCATCTGTGCTGCCTTGGCTTTGCTGCTGCCCCTCGATCTAATGAAGATTTTTGTGGCCTCGTCCCTACTTGCGGGGATGGCGTTAGGTCTTCAAATTCTGCTCCGTTTTTGGATCAAAGATCGCTTTGGCGTGCCAATGAAGTTCTGGTGGTTGATGGGTGTTGGTGGACTGTTGGTGGGTGCGATCGCTCCCGTATCGGTTTGGAGAAGCATTACGGGTCGTGGATGGACTTGGAAAGGACGATCGCTTTCGTTGAACTAA
- a CDS encoding serine hydrolase encodes MPRLFGRTVQNRALGVSVVVLGTAAALTLPLAHKTFNLARAGTAYSAKILCSGVLMAGMDANRLKREDLALAQGLIQTQIDVNRGVVHAWAFLGLVRGKAVRQGNLGCSQAIANTKVVKLPDQRREQPTNPIVQTTPWKISSDAADIPPRINRNKLDKAIRKAFEEAQASAPKRTRAIVVVQDGWVIAERYADGITPETPLIGWSMSKSLTHALIGIAVENGQLRLNEPLSLPEWGNNKDDRQKITLDHLLRMNSGLRFDERSRSLDSDLVQMLTQEANTGTFASKQPLTGRVGRDWSYSSGTTNILSRGLRLAINNDPAYWSYPYEELFEPIGMNTAYLETDASGNFVASSLGWASARDWARFGLLYLNQGVWNGLQILPKSWVQHAVTSSKGSKKGYGAHWWLSSKRRRPDLPRDSYSAEGYEGQLILVVPSYKTVIVRLGQTPKRSSFNPNKFGASLLSALTPKE; translated from the coding sequence TTGCCAAGGCTGTTTGGTCGAACGGTTCAAAATCGAGCGCTTGGAGTTTCCGTCGTTGTTTTAGGAACTGCTGCGGCCCTGACCCTTCCACTCGCCCACAAAACGTTCAACTTGGCCCGGGCAGGTACGGCCTACAGCGCAAAGATTCTCTGCTCCGGCGTTTTGATGGCCGGAATGGATGCAAACCGGCTCAAACGTGAAGATCTAGCGCTCGCCCAAGGACTAATCCAAACCCAAATCGATGTCAATCGTGGAGTCGTTCACGCTTGGGCGTTCCTTGGACTTGTGCGAGGCAAAGCTGTTCGTCAAGGGAATCTTGGGTGTAGTCAAGCAATTGCCAATACCAAAGTCGTCAAACTCCCCGATCAGAGAAGAGAACAACCAACAAATCCAATAGTTCAAACAACTCCCTGGAAGATTTCATCCGATGCAGCAGACATACCACCAAGAATTAACAGAAATAAACTAGACAAGGCCATCAGAAAGGCATTTGAAGAAGCACAAGCCTCTGCACCAAAACGCACCCGCGCCATTGTTGTTGTGCAAGACGGCTGGGTAATTGCTGAAAGATATGCGGATGGCATCACACCGGAAACACCTTTAATTGGTTGGTCGATGAGCAAAAGTCTGACCCATGCGCTGATTGGAATTGCTGTTGAAAATGGTCAATTACGGCTTAATGAACCGTTGTCACTACCAGAATGGGGCAACAACAAAGATGACCGACAAAAAATCACACTGGATCATCTCTTAAGAATGAATAGTGGCTTGAGATTTGATGAACGTTCAAGGAGCTTGGATTCAGATTTAGTGCAAATGCTTACTCAAGAAGCCAACACAGGAACATTTGCATCGAAACAACCACTGACAGGACGAGTGGGGCGGGATTGGTCGTATTCATCAGGAACAACCAATATTCTAAGCCGAGGATTACGTTTAGCGATTAACAATGATCCTGCGTACTGGAGCTATCCCTATGAAGAACTATTCGAACCGATAGGAATGAACACGGCCTATTTAGAAACCGACGCGTCAGGAAATTTCGTAGCATCATCTCTTGGATGGGCTAGCGCCAGAGACTGGGCTCGATTTGGCTTGCTATACCTCAATCAAGGGGTATGGAATGGTTTACAAATACTTCCTAAAAGCTGGGTTCAACATGCCGTAACTTCTTCTAAAGGATCGAAAAAAGGATACGGAGCTCATTGGTGGCTGAGCTCTAAACGCCGCAGACCCGACTTACCAAGAGACAGTTATTCAGCGGAAGGATATGAAGGACAACTCATCCTTGTGGTACCCAGCTACAAAACAGTGATTGTCCGGTTAGGGCAAACTCCGAAACGAAGCAGCTTCAATCCCAACAAATTTGGAGCCTCGCTTTTGTCGGCACTCACACCTAAGGAATGA
- a CDS encoding 2Fe-2S iron-sulfur cluster-binding protein, producing MSAFKITMHTPKGLQTFECQDDEYILDAAEQAGFDMAYSCRAGACSSCVGKILEGTVDQSDQSFLDDDQIEEGYSLLCVAYATSNLTIKTECEEELW from the coding sequence ATGTCTGCTTTCAAGATCACAATGCATACCCCAAAGGGATTGCAAACATTTGAATGTCAGGATGATGAATACATTCTTGATGCAGCAGAGCAAGCGGGATTCGATATGGCATATTCATGCAGAGCAGGGGCTTGCAGCTCATGTGTTGGAAAAATATTAGAAGGTACAGTCGATCAATCTGATCAAAGCTTTTTAGATGATGATCAAATCGAGGAGGGCTATTCATTACTCTGCGTAGCATACGCAACCTCAAATCTTACGATAAAAACAGAGTGCGAAGAAGAATTGTGGTAA
- a CDS encoding DCC1-like thiol-disulfide oxidoreductase family protein, protein MTLTLLYDGGCPFCRNFAARSELSGGVDGLQIIDGRDDHVRRQNLRERGFALAKGAVLLEGDVVWHGSAAIAELCRRMEPTDQLLGILQGMFCDDTRSKILYPALLLARRVALNIRGLPVDPDR, encoded by the coding sequence ATGACACTCACCCTCCTCTACGACGGTGGTTGTCCATTTTGCCGAAATTTTGCTGCACGGAGCGAATTAAGCGGTGGTGTGGATGGCCTTCAAATCATCGATGGTCGCGACGATCACGTTCGAAGACAAAACCTGAGGGAACGAGGTTTTGCTTTGGCCAAGGGAGCGGTACTCCTCGAGGGGGATGTTGTTTGGCATGGAAGTGCTGCCATTGCCGAATTGTGTCGACGTATGGAGCCAACGGATCAACTTTTAGGCATCCTCCAAGGGATGTTTTGCGATGACACCAGATCGAAAATCCTTTATCCAGCCTTGCTTTTGGCCCGACGAGTGGCTTTAAACATCCGCGGACTCCCCGTCGATCCCGACCGCTAG
- a CDS encoding SDR family oxidoreductase: protein MAGSFGVIGCGYVGSAAAHHFRHLGLEVTGTTTSPSRLQELCDLVDHPRIYRAGDSCSDASFLDSLDGLLIAMAPTSVSMEEDQYRAVYGTGVTSLVEAIKSRQSERPLHVSYLSSAGVYGNQLGAVCDESTPTDRSNTANALLADAEEAVLSLNGFGTSTCVLRLGGIYGPNKDIASFIRSASGHMVPKNGSHINAWVHLRDIVQGIDFAYQQRLHGVFNLVDDLQVSRRDLSNLLCDDEGLAPVIWENHDRSDARIFNARVSNEKLKQLGFQPSVRSMLDPVAAI, encoded by the coding sequence GTGGCTGGTTCCTTCGGAGTTATTGGTTGTGGATACGTAGGTTCGGCAGCCGCGCATCATTTCAGGCACCTTGGATTGGAGGTCACTGGCACGACAACGTCGCCATCCCGTTTACAGGAGCTTTGTGATCTCGTTGATCATCCTCGGATTTACAGAGCAGGCGATTCTTGCTCAGATGCGAGCTTTTTGGATTCATTAGACGGTCTCTTGATCGCGATGGCTCCGACATCCGTGAGCATGGAAGAGGATCAATACCGTGCTGTCTACGGCACAGGGGTTACTTCGCTGGTTGAGGCAATTAAGTCTCGTCAATCCGAACGTCCTCTCCACGTTTCATATTTGAGTAGTGCAGGTGTTTACGGCAATCAGCTCGGGGCGGTTTGTGATGAATCCACCCCCACTGACCGTTCCAACACAGCCAATGCACTGTTGGCTGATGCGGAAGAAGCTGTTCTTAGTTTGAACGGTTTTGGCACGTCCACATGTGTTTTGCGATTGGGCGGAATTTATGGACCGAATAAAGATATTGCTTCATTTATTCGAAGCGCATCCGGGCATATGGTTCCTAAAAATGGAAGCCATATCAATGCATGGGTCCATCTTCGGGACATTGTTCAAGGAATTGATTTTGCTTACCAGCAACGGTTGCACGGTGTCTTCAATCTCGTAGACGACCTGCAGGTATCCCGTAGAGATCTCTCGAATTTGCTTTGTGATGATGAAGGATTAGCCCCAGTCATTTGGGAAAATCACGATCGTTCTGATGCACGCATCTTTAATGCACGTGTGAGCAATGAAAAGCTCAAGCAATTGGGCTTCCAGCCATCGGTGCGTTCCATGCTCGATCCGGTTGCCGCCATCTAA
- a CDS encoding high light inducible protein, producing MDDAKFGFSSFAEQWNGRLAMMGFIIGLGTELLTGQSILHQIGLG from the coding sequence ATGGACGACGCGAAATTCGGTTTTTCCTCTTTTGCCGAACAGTGGAATGGCCGTCTGGCAATGATGGGTTTCATCATTGGCCTCGGTACGGAGCTGCTGACTGGCCAGAGCATCCTGCATCAGATTGGACTTGGCTAA
- a CDS encoding superoxide dismutase family protein gives MSRRAQQMVIDDVTMKGPGPNPMRLLITITCLICWLIAAPIAKAEPIQITMRSINADGAGDVIGSVTAKDSDQGLVIFPDLANLSPGDHGFHVHSNPSCEAALNPEGESVAGLAAAGHWDPDNSGTHLGPFGSGHRGDLSKLIVDEDGTTKTSVVAPRLNTKALKGRALIIHAGGDTYSDTPPLGGGGERVACGVINS, from the coding sequence GTGAGTCGTCGTGCCCAACAGATGGTGATTGATGACGTCACAATGAAAGGGCCTGGCCCCAACCCCATGCGGCTTCTTATCACCATTACCTGCCTGATCTGCTGGCTCATCGCTGCACCGATTGCCAAGGCAGAACCGATTCAAATCACCATGCGAAGCATCAACGCCGATGGGGCTGGGGACGTGATCGGATCAGTGACGGCGAAAGATAGCGACCAAGGGCTCGTGATTTTTCCCGATTTGGCCAACCTCAGCCCCGGAGACCATGGCTTCCATGTTCACAGCAACCCAAGTTGTGAAGCAGCCTTGAACCCAGAGGGTGAGTCAGTCGCAGGACTAGCAGCGGCAGGTCACTGGGATCCAGACAACAGCGGAACCCACCTTGGCCCTTTTGGAAGTGGACATCGAGGCGATCTCAGCAAATTGATTGTTGATGAGGATGGAACAACCAAAACGAGCGTCGTTGCGCCGCGCCTCAACACAAAAGCCCTAAAGGGTCGTGCCTTGATCATTCATGCAGGTGGTGACACCTACAGCGATACTCCTCCTTTAGGCGGTGGCGGAGAACGCGTGGCCTGTGGCGTGATCAATTCATGA
- a CDS encoding DUF3303 domain-containing protein yields the protein MQHYLIVWNFPTVQGSWEACPSFAGYINSGGPGDHFEGFELKYRVCDPIGGKGMAIAVAADIGKVWAHLAPWIEGFGIQFDVTPVVSDAEFAAMWPGVQASAASA from the coding sequence ATGCAGCACTACCTCATTGTCTGGAACTTCCCAACAGTGCAGGGGTCTTGGGAAGCCTGCCCTTCATTTGCCGGATACATCAATTCGGGAGGGCCTGGCGATCACTTCGAAGGTTTTGAACTGAAGTACCGCGTTTGTGATCCAATCGGTGGAAAAGGAATGGCGATTGCGGTGGCTGCCGACATCGGCAAAGTGTGGGCCCATCTCGCACCTTGGATCGAAGGCTTTGGCATCCAATTCGATGTCACCCCGGTTGTGTCTGATGCAGAGTTCGCTGCCATGTGGCCTGGCGTGCAGGCATCTGCAGCGTCTGCTTGA
- a CDS encoding DUF3136 domain-containing protein, translated as MSSITFTNHPSVAELQQTYDVYTKALRLLVADGVKESEARKSVCWKRLTSLHEALPHLYGNPQSMFQALQKR; from the coding sequence ATGTCAAGCATTACCTTCACCAACCATCCGTCCGTTGCTGAACTGCAACAGACTTACGACGTCTACACCAAAGCGCTGCGCCTGCTTGTTGCCGATGGTGTGAAGGAGTCCGAGGCCCGCAAAAGTGTCTGCTGGAAGCGATTGACGAGTTTGCACGAAGCCCTGCCTCACCTCTATGGCAATCCCCAATCAATGTTTCAAGCTCTCCAAAAACGTTGA
- a CDS encoding DUF4278 domain-containing protein, whose translation MNTLQLIKARAVKSRAVDLARSAMVRAFRNADYTDNQHTPLVPTNKSQLRYRGIAYEAIGQQQEATAGRTLRYRGVSYGVY comes from the coding sequence ATGAACACGCTTCAACTGATCAAAGCCCGCGCCGTGAAAAGTCGGGCCGTTGACCTTGCACGTTCCGCCATGGTCCGTGCCTTTCGGAATGCTGATTACACCGACAACCAGCACACACCGTTAGTCCCTACCAACAAATCACAATTGCGGTATAGGGGCATTGCCTATGAAGCAATTGGGCAACAACAAGAAGCCACTGCTGGACGCACACTTCGGTACCGCGGAGTCAGCTACGGCGTGTACTAA
- a CDS encoding response regulator transcription factor: MDLTPYLHDPSSSGFDDALLSVAVNGKIALAMRGRFFLRCFCESFSEKTYIGCAVTDEDSCLEYLRSDQFELLICTDQLERGNGYELVRKAKEQYPNLKVVVLALTDEIPVEHDKASWLEAVVAEADIIEDQKPLEAAVLAVMGHHSYRSPSLRGGELPYLSCPRLTPREYEVLDRLARGMTDKEIAEALVVSEQTARTYTKRLLKTLEVNNRVQAVLKGMRCGMVQL, encoded by the coding sequence ATGGACCTCACGCCATATCTTCATGATCCATCCTCATCAGGTTTCGATGACGCACTCTTATCAGTAGCTGTCAACGGCAAAATTGCATTGGCGATGAGAGGTCGTTTTTTTCTACGTTGCTTTTGCGAAAGTTTCAGTGAAAAAACATATATTGGCTGTGCAGTCACCGATGAAGATTCTTGCTTGGAATATTTGCGTTCGGACCAGTTTGAATTGTTGATTTGTACAGATCAACTTGAGCGTGGTAATGGCTATGAACTTGTGAGAAAGGCGAAGGAGCAATATCCAAATCTCAAAGTTGTTGTTCTTGCTTTAACAGACGAGATTCCTGTTGAACACGATAAAGCTTCTTGGTTAGAAGCTGTTGTTGCTGAAGCTGACATCATTGAAGATCAAAAACCCCTTGAAGCTGCTGTTCTAGCTGTGATGGGGCATCACTCATATCGCAGTCCCTCGCTGCGGGGCGGGGAGCTGCCCTATCTGAGCTGCCCGCGTCTAACCCCACGTGAGTATGAGGTCTTGGATCGTCTCGCCCGTGGGATGACAGACAAGGAAATTGCCGAGGCTTTGGTGGTTAGTGAGCAAACAGCAAGGACGTACACCAAGCGATTGCTGAAAACTCTTGAGGTGAACAATCGCGTGCAGGCCGTCCTGAAGGGGATGCGATGCGGGATGGTTCAGCTGTGA
- a CDS encoding DUF3136 domain-containing protein: MQSATLTIGELEAKYPLYCKAMKLLLRDGQTPERLRRTVCWERLEKLHHSLPRQYKSPERLMQIMQSEINSKKVKP, translated from the coding sequence ATGCAATCCGCAACACTGACAATCGGGGAACTTGAAGCGAAGTATCCGCTGTATTGCAAAGCAATGAAGCTCTTGCTTCGAGATGGTCAAACGCCAGAGCGACTTAGAAGGACAGTGTGCTGGGAACGGCTGGAAAAATTACATCACTCACTCCCACGACAATATAAATCACCCGAACGCCTGATGCAGATCATGCAAAGCGAGATCAATTCTAAAAAAGTTAAACCCTAA